From Streptomyces sp. CMB-StM0423, a single genomic window includes:
- a CDS encoding recombinase family protein — protein METPDTHPPRPTLAFIYDRHAVLTTAALDERIARCRRYAAERGWVVAGEWVDRGDQALCAWQRAQWQMLTYAMRQAAGPAVCLVDTWDRISWDRADRATLRLSVHRAGGHCVTTGGENDLEPGHGRISAAVLRRGRP, from the coding sequence ATGGAGACACCCGACACCCACCCGCCCCGGCCCACGCTGGCGTTCATCTACGACCGGCACGCCGTACTGACGACCGCGGCCCTGGACGAGCGCATAGCGCGTTGCAGGCGGTATGCCGCCGAGCGGGGCTGGGTGGTGGCCGGGGAGTGGGTCGACCGCGGGGACCAGGCGCTGTGCGCCTGGCAGCGGGCGCAGTGGCAGATGCTCACCTACGCCATGCGCCAGGCCGCCGGGCCCGCGGTGTGCCTCGTGGACACGTGGGACCGCATCAGTTGGGACCGCGCGGACAGGGCGACCCTCCGCCTGTCAGTCCACCGGGCAGGGGGCCACTGCGTCACCACGGGGGGCGAGAACGACCTGGAACCGGGCCACGGGCGGATCAGCGCCGCGGTGTTACGGAGGGGGCGCCCGTGA
- a CDS encoding ATP-binding SpoIIE family protein phosphatase, with protein MVSVVRREPAEPDGGSGGSGGSGGESGSGTEGADDADGTDGADDVPASGGEARGAHRTARGAADDGGDGDDDGDDGDGDGSGEDGADAGADGSAGSGAEGPGDGSAADGIAGSAKRGSGGSGHGSADGPGDGDAEDAEAEADAAAGPQGVTDVALTLAAGMPAAEAARRFVRELLAGRAGPEVDDAELLTSELVTNAVVHAGTEVRVRCRLVTEDATAAGLARDGADGGGAAAEPTLLVEVTDGHAARVMPLPAPEESYGYGLQLVAALADAWGVEHRRSEKTVWFRMGPLREVGGEPADDDPDAAAPDRETGAAHDEAGAHGASAVPDDAAHGRGVPHHADGSGGDTVRGAHDLADDDLADPHAAHTAALRLPSQATAHTPRSATDPELRGGGPWAGVGAFSFLAETSDMLAGQFDEDMVASLATQLLVPRLADWSAVWLEGADGAEPRLAQVWHAAEERISPLRRALEQCPLPPPDARPVPVSWPGGGSGGVARGPGDAGYGLGGPALACPLVAGGRRVGTLLFGRAGVARIGGDVVAVVTDFARRVAHAVSAARQYTRQVTISEVLQRGLLPSGIAEMPAMDTAVVYEPAEGAAAGGDFYDLFPSGSDRWCFALGDVCGQGPEAAVVTGLARPVLRLLAREGYGVADVLGGLNRTLVEHAFEAVEAATAFGLPPEQARFLSLLYGELVPYEHEGGGVRCTVASAGHPLPLLLRSDGGVRAAADAQLLLGVLDDAEYYSQSFDLEPGDTLLCVTDGVTERRYGDRLFDDGDGLAEALSCCTGLGAAAVAERIRTAVHDFAPVPPRDDLAMMVLQARGTEQGGY; from the coding sequence GTGGTGTCGGTCGTGCGAAGAGAGCCCGCGGAGCCGGACGGCGGGTCCGGCGGGTCCGGCGGGTCCGGCGGGGAAAGCGGGAGCGGCACGGAAGGTGCCGACGACGCGGACGGAACGGACGGTGCGGACGACGTGCCGGCATCCGGCGGGGAAGCCCGAGGGGCGCACCGCACGGCCCGGGGCGCCGCGGACGACGGGGGCGACGGGGACGACGACGGGGACGACGGGGACGGGGACGGCTCGGGGGAAGACGGCGCAGACGCCGGTGCGGACGGCTCCGCGGGCAGCGGCGCGGAGGGCCCCGGGGACGGGAGCGCAGCCGACGGGATCGCGGGCTCCGCGAAGCGCGGTTCGGGCGGATCCGGCCACGGGAGCGCAGACGGCCCCGGGGACGGCGACGCGGAGGATGCGGAGGCGGAGGCGGACGCCGCCGCCGGTCCGCAGGGCGTGACCGACGTCGCCCTGACCCTCGCCGCCGGAATGCCCGCCGCCGAGGCGGCCCGCCGGTTCGTCCGCGAGCTGCTCGCCGGCCGCGCAGGGCCCGAGGTCGACGACGCCGAGCTGCTGACCAGCGAGCTGGTCACGAACGCCGTGGTGCACGCCGGCACCGAGGTACGGGTCCGCTGCCGGCTCGTCACCGAGGACGCCACCGCCGCCGGTCTCGCGCGCGACGGCGCGGACGGCGGCGGCGCGGCCGCGGAGCCGACGCTGCTGGTGGAGGTCACCGACGGGCACGCGGCCCGGGTGATGCCGCTGCCGGCGCCCGAGGAGTCGTACGGCTACGGCCTGCAACTCGTCGCCGCGCTCGCCGACGCCTGGGGCGTGGAGCACCGGCGCAGCGAGAAGACCGTCTGGTTCCGGATGGGCCCGTTGCGCGAGGTCGGGGGCGAGCCGGCCGACGACGACCCCGACGCCGCGGCACCGGACCGGGAGACCGGCGCGGCGCACGACGAGGCGGGCGCGCACGGCGCGAGCGCCGTACCCGACGACGCGGCCCACGGCCGGGGCGTACCGCACCACGCGGACGGCTCCGGCGGCGACACCGTCCGCGGCGCGCACGACCTCGCCGACGACGACCTCGCCGACCCGCACGCCGCCCACACCGCAGCGCTCCGCCTGCCCAGCCAGGCCACCGCGCACACCCCGCGCAGCGCCACCGACCCCGAACTGCGCGGCGGCGGCCCCTGGGCGGGCGTCGGCGCCTTCTCGTTCCTCGCCGAGACCTCCGACATGCTGGCCGGGCAGTTCGACGAGGACATGGTCGCCTCGCTGGCCACCCAGCTCCTCGTGCCCCGGCTCGCCGACTGGAGCGCCGTCTGGCTCGAAGGCGCCGACGGCGCCGAGCCCCGCCTCGCGCAGGTCTGGCACGCCGCCGAGGAGCGGATCTCCCCCCTCCGCCGCGCCCTGGAGCAGTGCCCGCTGCCGCCGCCCGACGCCCGCCCCGTACCGGTCTCGTGGCCCGGCGGCGGCAGCGGCGGCGTCGCCCGCGGTCCCGGGGACGCCGGCTACGGGCTCGGCGGCCCCGCGCTGGCCTGCCCGCTGGTCGCAGGCGGCCGCCGCGTCGGCACGCTGCTCTTCGGCCGCGCCGGCGTCGCCCGGATCGGCGGCGACGTCGTCGCCGTCGTCACGGACTTCGCGCGCCGCGTCGCGCACGCCGTCTCCGCCGCCCGCCAGTACACGCGCCAGGTCACCATCAGCGAGGTGCTCCAGCGCGGCCTGCTGCCCAGCGGCATCGCGGAGATGCCGGCCATGGACACCGCCGTCGTCTACGAGCCGGCCGAGGGCGCCGCCGCGGGCGGCGACTTCTACGACCTCTTCCCCAGCGGCAGCGACCGCTGGTGCTTCGCCCTCGGCGACGTCTGCGGCCAGGGCCCGGAGGCGGCGGTCGTCACGGGCCTCGCGCGCCCGGTGCTGCGGCTGCTCGCGCGCGAGGGCTACGGCGTCGCCGACGTGCTCGGGGGCCTGAACCGCACGCTCGTGGAGCACGCCTTCGAGGCCGTCGAGGCGGCCACGGCGTTCGGGCTGCCGCCGGAGCAGGCGCGGTTCCTGTCGCTGCTGTACGGGGAGCTGGTGCCGTACGAGCACGAAGGCGGCGGCGTCCGCTGCACCGTGGCCAGCGCCGGCCACCCGCTGCCGCTGCTCCTGCGCAGCGACGGCGGGGTGCGGGCGGCGGCGGACGCGCAGTTGCTGCTGGGGGTGCTGGACGACGCTGAGTACTACAGCCAGTCGTTCGACCTGGAGCCCGGCGACACGCTGCTGTGCGTGACGGACGGCGTGACGGAGCGGCGGTACGGGGACCGGCTGTTCGACGACGGGGACGGGCTGGCGGAGGCCCTGTCGTGCTGCACGGGGCTGGGCGCGGCGGCGGTGGCGGAGCGGATCAGGACGGCGGTGCACGACTTCGCGCCGGTGCCGCCGCGGGACGATCTGGCGATGATGGTGCTGCAGGCGCGGGGGACGGAGCAGGGCGGGTACTGA
- the hemW gene encoding radical SAM family heme chaperone HemW — protein MPSVLPDGEPAPEDGTLPAEALAGAAGRPLGFYAHVPYCATRCGYCDFNTYTASELRGTSRDDYAATFAEEVRLARKVLGDDPREVETVFFGGGTPTLLPAADLGRMLAAIRSEFGLAADAEVTTEANPESVDPAYLAELREAGFNRISFGMQSAREHVLRVLDRTHTPGRPEACVAEARAAGFAHVNLDLIYGTPGETDDDWRASLAAALGAGPDHVSAYALIVEEGTQLARRIRRGEVPPTDDDVHADRYLIAEEALSAAGMEWYEVSNWAEAAGGAGARCRHNELYWTGADWWGAGPGAHSHVGGVRWWNVKHPGPYASALAAGRSPAAGREVLTEEDRRVERILLELRLSAGCPVSLLRPAGAEAAARAVGDGLLEGGPWEEGRLVLTLRGRLLADGVVRDLVD, from the coding sequence ATGCCCTCCGTACTGCCCGATGGCGAGCCCGCGCCCGAGGACGGGACCCTGCCCGCCGAGGCGCTGGCCGGGGCCGCCGGCCGCCCCCTCGGCTTCTACGCCCACGTTCCGTACTGCGCCACCCGCTGCGGCTACTGCGACTTCAACACGTACACCGCCTCCGAACTGCGCGGTACCTCGCGCGACGACTACGCCGCCACCTTCGCCGAGGAGGTCCGCCTGGCCCGCAAGGTGCTCGGCGACGATCCGCGGGAGGTCGAGACGGTGTTCTTCGGCGGCGGTACGCCCACGCTGCTGCCGGCGGCGGACCTGGGGCGGATGCTGGCGGCGATCCGCTCGGAGTTCGGCCTCGCGGCGGACGCGGAGGTGACGACGGAGGCCAACCCGGAGTCGGTGGATCCGGCGTATCTGGCGGAGCTGCGGGAGGCCGGGTTCAACCGGATCTCGTTCGGCATGCAGAGCGCGCGGGAGCACGTGCTGCGGGTGCTGGACCGTACGCACACGCCGGGCCGCCCGGAGGCGTGCGTGGCGGAGGCGCGGGCGGCGGGGTTCGCGCACGTGAACCTGGACCTGATCTACGGCACGCCGGGGGAGACGGACGACGACTGGCGGGCGTCGCTGGCGGCGGCGCTGGGGGCGGGTCCCGACCATGTGTCGGCGTACGCGCTGATCGTGGAGGAGGGCACGCAACTGGCGCGGCGGATCCGGCGGGGGGAGGTGCCGCCGACGGACGACGACGTGCACGCGGACAGGTACCTGATCGCGGAGGAGGCGCTGTCGGCGGCGGGGATGGAGTGGTACGAGGTGTCGAACTGGGCGGAGGCCGCGGGCGGCGCGGGGGCCCGGTGCCGGCACAACGAGCTGTACTGGACGGGCGCGGACTGGTGGGGCGCGGGCCCGGGGGCGCACAGCCACGTGGGCGGGGTGCGGTGGTGGAACGTCAAGCACCCGGGGCCGTACGCGTCCGCCCTGGCGGCGGGCCGGTCGCCGGCGGCGGGCCGGGAGGTGCTGACGGAGGAGGACCGCAGGGTGGAACGGATCCTGCTGGAGCTGAGACTGTCGGCGGGCTGCCCGGTGTCGCTGCTGCGACCGGCGGGAGCGGAGGCGGCGGCCCGGGCGGTGGGGGACGGGCTGCTGGAGGGTGGTCCGTGGGAGGAGGGCCGGCTGGTGCTGACGCTGCGGGGGCGGTTGCTGGCGGACGGGGTGGTACGGGACTTGGTGGACTGA